One genomic region from Anabaena sp. PCC 7108 encodes:
- a CDS encoding TM2 domain-containing protein: MANLNHSYATKQLLAGYGGIILGGFGMHKFILGYAPEGFIMLVISVVGGSLSFGFTLLIMQFVGLIEGMIYLNKNHEEFVNTYFVNRQGWF; the protein is encoded by the coding sequence ATGGCGAATCTTAATCATTCTTACGCTACTAAACAACTTCTCGCTGGCTACGGTGGGATCATTCTTGGAGGATTTGGGATGCATAAATTTATTCTTGGTTATGCCCCAGAAGGTTTTATCATGCTAGTCATTTCAGTTGTTGGTGGTTCTCTCTCCTTTGGTTTTACATTGCTGATTATGCAATTTGTTGGTCTAATTGAAGGCATGATTTACTTAAACAAGAATCATGAAGAATTCGTTAATACTTATTTTGTGAATAGACAAGGGTGGTTCTAG
- a CDS encoding circadian clock KaiB family protein gives MNTQNEQEDIKDLSADFKQLITKAENPIFCLRLYVAGANYNSLRALQNIKQICEEHLPGQYQLEVIDIYQQPGLVLVENVFAVPTLVKELPLPVKKIIGDLSNTVNVLVGLNIAPDNRE, from the coding sequence ATGAATACTCAAAATGAACAAGAAGATATAAAAGATTTAAGTGCTGACTTTAAACAACTAATTACAAAAGCAGAAAACCCAATTTTTTGTTTACGACTTTATGTGGCAGGTGCTAATTATAATTCTCTGAGGGCTTTACAAAATATCAAACAGATATGTGAAGAACATTTACCTGGTCAGTATCAGTTGGAAGTAATTGACATTTATCAACAACCTGGCTTAGTTTTGGTAGAAAATGTATTCGCTGTACCCACATTAGTGAAAGAATTACCTCTACCAGTAAAAAAAATAATTGGTGATTTATCGAATACTGTCAATGTGCTTGTAGGTTTAAATATTGCACCCGATAACAGGGAATAG
- a CDS encoding cation-translocating P-type ATPase: protein MQLLPETKLAPESTPNTEKIILDVEGMKCAGCVTAVEKQLKQHPGIKNVCVNLATEVAVVEADTGVIDAETLAKGLTATGFPTQTRTANSKTAGETSARQDPAIRQRQEMVRATGQLAIAGMLLLLSGIGHFGSTVLPIFNNIWFHCGLATLSLLIPGRPILIDGWRGWRRGAPNMNTLVSLGTLTAYIASLVALLFPQMGWECFFDEPVMMLGFILLGRTLEQQARGRAAAAFRQLLALQPQIARLIANPEAEKLIVGANIVEIPAEQVRIGEWLQVLPGDKIPVDGEVRFGQTTVNESMLTGEAVPVMKQPGDAVAAGTLNQSGAIAIQATRTGNDTTLAQIVALVEAAQTRKAPVQKLADTVSGYFTYGVLTASLVTFLFWYFFGTHIWPEVTVASGMEMMSHSAQHSAPNTHYSSLLISLKLAISLMVVACPCALGLATPTAILVGTGLGAERGLLIKGGDVLERVHQLDTVVFDKTGTLTTGHPTVTDYLVFAENGAENSPQSLLQLAAAVESGTYHPLAKAIHQAAQQQKLSIPHAVDFHTEPGLGVSAVVEGKKVLLGNWHWLNIHGIALSETAQQQGQKLAVAGKTVIGMAVNGTLAGLIAVSDTLRPDAKATVDKLRQMGLRVILLSGDRLEAASAIAAQLGLDTSDVMAGILPGKKAEAIQTLQTGEHQSVVAMVGDGINDAPALSQADVGIALHSGTDVAMETAEIILMRDCLSDVVQSIQLSRATFNKIRQNLFWAFAYNTIGIPLAAGLLLPSLGFVLSPSSAAALMAFSSVSVVTNSVLLRRSANLS from the coding sequence ATGCAACTTCTCCCAGAAACCAAACTTGCCCCAGAATCTACCCCAAATACAGAAAAAATTATTTTAGATGTTGAGGGTATGAAATGTGCTGGGTGTGTGACAGCAGTAGAAAAACAGCTAAAACAACATCCAGGAATCAAAAACGTCTGCGTCAACCTAGCAACAGAAGTAGCTGTGGTGGAGGCAGATACTGGTGTGATAGATGCAGAGACACTGGCAAAGGGATTGACAGCAACGGGATTTCCTACTCAAACCCGCACAGCTAATAGCAAAACAGCAGGTGAAACATCTGCTAGACAAGACCCAGCCATCAGACAGCGCCAAGAAATGGTGAGGGCTACCGGACAGTTAGCGATCGCTGGGATGCTACTGCTATTATCAGGAATTGGACATTTTGGTAGTACCGTTTTACCCATATTCAATAACATCTGGTTCCACTGCGGACTAGCCACCCTATCGCTGTTAATTCCCGGCCGCCCGATTTTAATAGATGGTTGGCGTGGTTGGCGACGGGGTGCGCCCAACATGAATACCTTGGTCAGTTTGGGAACTCTGACAGCCTATATTGCTAGTTTGGTAGCGTTGTTGTTCCCCCAAATGGGTTGGGAATGCTTTTTTGATGAACCAGTGATGATGCTAGGCTTTATCCTCCTAGGCAGGACATTAGAACAACAAGCTAGAGGTCGTGCTGCCGCCGCATTTAGGCAATTACTAGCACTCCAGCCGCAGATAGCCAGATTGATTGCTAACCCAGAAGCAGAGAAATTAATAGTAGGGGCAAATATTGTCGAAATACCTGCGGAACAAGTGCGGATTGGTGAATGGTTGCAGGTGTTACCAGGAGATAAAATCCCCGTTGATGGTGAAGTTCGCTTTGGACAAACTACGGTGAATGAATCGATGCTGACTGGGGAAGCCGTACCAGTGATGAAGCAACCAGGAGATGCAGTTGCAGCGGGAACTCTCAATCAGTCGGGTGCGATCGCTATTCAAGCTACCCGTACAGGCAATGATACTACTTTGGCGCAAATTGTGGCTTTGGTAGAAGCAGCCCAAACACGGAAAGCGCCAGTCCAAAAATTAGCAGATACGGTTTCTGGTTATTTTACCTATGGGGTGTTAACAGCTTCTTTGGTAACTTTTCTGTTTTGGTATTTTTTCGGAACTCACATTTGGCCGGAAGTTACCGTTGCCAGTGGGATGGAAATGATGAGTCACTCGGCACAACACTCAGCCCCGAATACACATTACTCCTCACTGTTAATTAGTTTAAAATTAGCGATCTCTTTGATGGTAGTCGCTTGTCCCTGTGCTTTAGGACTAGCAACCCCCACAGCCATTCTCGTCGGTACAGGTTTGGGTGCAGAACGGGGTTTGTTAATCAAAGGTGGTGACGTTTTAGAAAGAGTCCACCAGCTAGATACTGTGGTTTTTGATAAAACAGGAACTCTAACTACAGGTCATCCAACTGTGACAGATTATTTGGTATTTGCAGAAAATGGAGCGGAAAATTCACCTCAGTCCCTTCTCCAACTAGCAGCCGCAGTAGAAAGCGGCACTTACCATCCCTTAGCTAAAGCAATTCACCAAGCAGCACAGCAACAAAAGTTATCAATTCCCCATGCTGTAGATTTTCATACTGAACCAGGATTAGGAGTGTCGGCTGTAGTCGAAGGCAAAAAAGTACTTTTAGGTAATTGGCATTGGTTGAATATCCACGGAATTGCCCTTAGTGAAACCGCACAACAGCAAGGGCAAAAATTGGCAGTAGCGGGTAAAACAGTGATTGGTATGGCAGTGAATGGCACTTTAGCTGGATTAATTGCTGTCAGTGATACCCTCAGACCAGATGCAAAAGCCACGGTAGACAAGTTGCGTCAAATGGGTTTACGGGTTATTCTCCTCAGCGGTGATAGATTAGAAGCAGCCAGTGCGATCGCAGCGCAACTAGGATTAGATACTAGTGATGTCATGGCAGGTATCCTCCCAGGGAAGAAAGCCGAAGCAATACAGACTCTTCAAACTGGGGAACATCAATCCGTTGTGGCCATGGTAGGAGACGGCATCAATGATGCTCCAGCTTTATCTCAAGCAGACGTAGGAATTGCTTTACACTCTGGCACAGATGTGGCTATGGAAACAGCAGAAATTATCCTGATGAGGGACTGTTTGAGCGACGTTGTCCAATCAATTCAACTGAGTCGTGCCACTTTCAACAAAATACGTCAAAATTTATTCTGGGCTTTTGCATATAATACAATTGGTATTCCCTTAGCAGCGGGTCTTTTGCTACCGAGTTTGGGTTTTGTTCTTAGTCCATCTAGCGCAGCAGCGCTCATGGCTTTTAGCTCAGTTAGTGTCGTCACTAATTCAGTTTTGTTACGTCGCTCTGCAAATTTATCTTAA
- a CDS encoding type II CAAX prenyl endopeptidase Rce1 family protein: protein MTLKRLLLIGLTLLAMMLSGLSLFASWQKPQFQSRLELYQTNIVLQAQAWQPEDSNDENFLAIREAILGDKPLESATKQYQQARESVQTNLDKAKNQLTKQVPEDIAPVTKISPAEQLQKSQQPIKQLQKLQDELDLRLGILQAKQGKLDSAFKTWSQLQQRSDINLESAETANILSGLWSNPPRLLPNAQQLIQKNLEGWFRSTALVQLYQLQQRQDALSAIQSTQQKTAIAAIWKLAIIATIPSLTALIGLILLIVLVIQRILKGRESILAQNADKPWSTPWDVETILQVFVLGFFLMGQLFIPELLTLLPIPRSTGNARIEAFSVLVSYLLVASGALSVLYFSIRRYFPLAEEWFRFRFQGNWFLWGLGGYCTALPIVVIVSLINQKLWQGQGGSNPLLQLALESRDSIALGIFFFTAAIAAPLFEELLFRGFLLPSLTRYLPVWGSILVSSLLFAAAHLSLSEILPLTALGMVLGVVYTRSRNLFAPMLLHSLWNSGTLLSLFLLGSGN from the coding sequence ATGACACTTAAGCGGTTGCTGTTAATTGGGCTGACACTGTTAGCAATGATGTTGTCGGGGTTGTCTTTATTTGCTAGTTGGCAAAAACCTCAGTTCCAAAGTCGTCTGGAACTGTATCAAACCAATATTGTGTTACAAGCCCAAGCATGGCAACCAGAAGATAGCAACGACGAGAATTTTCTAGCCATTCGGGAAGCCATACTGGGGGATAAACCCCTAGAAAGTGCTACTAAGCAATATCAACAAGCGCGTGAGTCTGTCCAAACTAATTTAGATAAAGCCAAAAACCAACTTACAAAACAGGTTCCTGAAGACATTGCTCCCGTTACTAAAATCTCACCAGCAGAACAACTGCAAAAGTCTCAGCAGCCTATTAAGCAACTGCAAAAATTGCAGGATGAGTTAGATTTAAGGCTGGGAATATTACAAGCAAAGCAAGGAAAACTGGATAGCGCCTTCAAAACTTGGAGTCAATTACAGCAACGCTCAGATATCAATCTAGAATCTGCGGAAACTGCCAATATATTAAGCGGATTGTGGAGCAATCCTCCTCGTTTACTCCCAAATGCCCAACAATTGATTCAAAAGAATTTAGAAGGTTGGTTTCGCTCTACTGCCCTGGTTCAATTGTATCAACTTCAGCAACGTCAAGACGCTTTATCAGCAATTCAATCTACACAACAAAAAACGGCAATCGCAGCCATATGGAAATTAGCGATAATTGCCACTATACCTAGCTTAACCGCTTTGATTGGTCTGATATTGCTGATTGTTTTGGTGATTCAGCGTATACTGAAGGGAAGAGAATCTATACTAGCTCAAAATGCCGATAAACCTTGGTCAACTCCTTGGGATGTAGAAACAATTTTACAGGTTTTTGTCCTAGGCTTTTTCTTAATGGGACAATTATTTATACCCGAATTGTTAACTCTTCTTCCGATTCCTCGTTCCACTGGTAATGCGCGAATTGAGGCTTTCTCTGTTTTGGTTAGTTACCTGCTAGTTGCTTCTGGTGCGTTGTCGGTGCTGTATTTTTCTATCAGACGCTATTTTCCCCTCGCAGAGGAATGGTTTCGCTTCCGTTTCCAAGGGAATTGGTTTTTATGGGGACTAGGTGGCTATTGCACAGCTTTACCTATTGTGGTGATAGTATCTTTAATTAATCAAAAATTGTGGCAAGGGCAAGGTGGTAGCAACCCTTTGTTGCAATTGGCGTTGGAAAGTAGAGATAGTATAGCATTGGGAATATTTTTCTTTACAGCTGCCATAGCTGCACCACTTTTTGAAGAACTTCTGTTTCGAGGCTTTTTATTGCCTTCCTTAACTCGTTATCTGCCTGTGTGGGGATCAATTTTAGTTAGTAGCTTGTTATTTGCTGCTGCTCACTTGAGTTTGTCGGAAATTCTACCGCTGACAGCATTAGGGATGGTATTAGGAGTAGTTTACACGCGATCGCGCAATCTTTTTGCCCCTATGCTTCTCCACAGCCTTTGGAATAGCGGAACATTACTCAGTTTATTTCTTTTAGGTAGTGGAAATTAA
- a CDS encoding circadian clock KaiB family protein → MQEHNTVNESRIWKLRLYVAGQTPKSVAAFANLTKICEQNLYGKYQIEVVDLLQHPHLAREYNIFAIPTLIRQLPVPLKQIIGDLSDKEKVLVGLEIKPVIN, encoded by the coding sequence ATGCAAGAACACAATACAGTAAACGAATCAAGGATATGGAAGTTACGGCTATATGTAGCTGGACAAACACCAAAATCTGTGGCTGCATTTGCCAATTTAACAAAAATATGTGAGCAAAATCTTTATGGTAAATATCAAATTGAAGTGGTGGATCTACTGCAACATCCTCATCTAGCACGAGAATATAACATATTTGCTATTCCCACTTTAATCCGTCAGCTACCGGTTCCTCTCAAGCAAATTATTGGTGATTTATCTGACAAAGAAAAAGTATTAGTCGGTTTAGAAATCAAGCCAGTTATAAATTAG
- a CDS encoding PAS domain S-box protein, with protein MNLDNYANEELLQEIQVLQTRLKTAEDTLEAIHQGGVDAFVIATPEGEKVFTLQSGDYTYRLLIEQMSEGAVIVTSEGGILYANQAFANLVQISLAKIIGSKFQEFILEQDVDKLQALMKIKKQDLVAAGEFSLININQQEISVYINANSLNINSYEITCLIVTDLTEKHQNEQIIASERFARSILEQVGESIVVCDETGKIIRASQVFNTLCGTNPLWQNFDNLISLFFSHLDPNIITNIIQSLPNYVPDIMVEHRFYISTVLQGQIYNGVEVYFQRPDGQQFDLFLNARP; from the coding sequence ATGAATTTAGATAATTATGCAAACGAAGAATTATTACAAGAAATTCAAGTCCTGCAAACAAGGTTAAAAACAGCTGAAGATACATTAGAAGCAATACATCAAGGTGGAGTTGACGCTTTTGTGATTGCTACTCCAGAAGGTGAGAAAGTATTTACGCTCCAAAGTGGAGATTACACTTATCGTTTGCTAATTGAGCAGATGTCTGAAGGAGCAGTTATTGTCACATCAGAGGGAGGAATTTTATATGCTAATCAAGCATTTGCTAATTTAGTTCAGATTTCTTTAGCAAAGATTATCGGTTCTAAATTTCAAGAATTTATTTTAGAGCAAGATGTTGATAAACTTCAAGCTTTGATGAAAATAAAAAAGCAAGATTTGGTAGCAGCAGGTGAATTCTCGCTCATCAATATTAATCAACAAGAAATATCTGTTTACATTAATGCCAATAGCTTGAATATTAATAGTTATGAGATTACTTGCTTGATTGTGACTGATTTAACTGAAAAACACCAAAATGAACAAATTATAGCTTCAGAGAGATTTGCTAGATCAATTTTAGAACAAGTGGGTGAATCTATAGTAGTTTGTGACGAAACTGGGAAGATTATTCGTGCTAGTCAAGTTTTTAATACTTTATGTGGAACAAATCCTCTTTGGCAAAATTTTGATAATTTAATATCCTTATTTTTCTCTCATTTAGATCCAAATATTATAACTAACATTATCCAATCACTGCCAAATTATGTTCCAGATATAATGGTCGAACATCGCTTTTATATCAGTACAGTTTTACAGGGTCAGATTTATAATGGAGTAGAAGTTTATTTTCAACGTCCTGACGGTCAGCAATTTGATTTATTTCTCAATGCTCGTCCTTGA
- a CDS encoding Rieske (2Fe-2S) protein: MAWISVLAANKLAPGAREVVKVGQRKILLLNYENQLYAVENNCPHLKLPLKSGKIENGAIVCSFHRSAFDLSSGEVQTWCPWPPGVGKLLSMVSEAKSLPVYPLRVEEGNILVDVPEE, from the coding sequence ATGGCCTGGATTAGCGTTCTAGCAGCTAATAAACTCGCTCCTGGTGCGAGAGAAGTTGTCAAAGTGGGTCAGCGAAAAATCTTGCTGTTAAACTACGAAAATCAGCTTTATGCTGTAGAAAATAACTGCCCTCACTTAAAACTACCCTTGAAATCCGGGAAAATCGAAAATGGGGCGATAGTTTGCTCTTTCCATCGTAGTGCTTTTGACTTGAGTAGTGGTGAAGTACAAACCTGGTGTCCCTGGCCACCTGGAGTGGGTAAGTTGCTATCAATGGTTTCTGAAGCCAAAAGCTTACCTGTATATCCTCTGCGTGTGGAAGAAGGTAATATTTTGGTTGATGTACCAGAGGAATAA
- a CDS encoding FHA domain-containing protein produces the protein MVEKDTHSILAYPSSTNFSNHLSMAAEPNENHLLILEDDQGRKEFPLENSVYSIGRDRNCNIRLISQFVSRHHATLVRFPRKNLNNSYYYRIIDGDPKGKPSANGLVINGRKIPTHNLKNEDEIVFGPQVRAIYYVLKKTHNAGQTDACEYDITLINPGMTEDMED, from the coding sequence ATGGTAGAAAAAGATACTCATTCAATTCTTGCGTATCCCAGTTCCACAAATTTTAGTAACCATCTGTCAATGGCAGCAGAACCTAATGAAAACCATCTACTGATCCTAGAAGACGATCAAGGACGTAAGGAGTTTCCTCTTGAAAATTCCGTCTACTCTATCGGTAGAGATCGTAATTGCAATATCCGGTTGATATCTCAGTTTGTCTCTCGTCACCATGCTACATTAGTCCGATTTCCACGCAAGAATCTTAATAATAGCTATTATTACCGGATTATAGATGGCGATCCTAAAGGCAAGCCTAGTGCTAACGGCTTAGTGATTAACGGACGCAAAATACCAACCCATAACCTAAAAAATGAAGACGAAATTGTCTTTGGTCCCCAAGTACGTGCTATTTACTATGTCCTAAAAAAGACTCATAATGCCGGACAAACTGATGCTTGTGAGTATGATATTACATTAATAAACCCAGGCATGACTGAAGATATGGAGGACTGA
- a CDS encoding PAS domain S-box protein has protein sequence MELEIRVAQRTAELTELNKHLLISLDEIEKKQQKLLEQSQLLDLAHDTILTKDINSSVITFWNKGGEKMYGWTKAEAIGKVSHKLFKTHFPQPLSEIKAQVLKSGYWEGELIHSDKNGTSVTVSSRWVLQKDESGKPVKILEMNNDITQQKQKETDLKNSEIKFRSLTECLPIGVFLTDKEGKIIYVNPYYQNFSGLTIAEMTGQNWLDFIHADDREKILKEWLMILNNSPTDFCELDFCHEVRYFHQDNQIHYARIHLAPMFIEQEKMSGYIGIVEDITEIRAVEQMKKDFISIASHELRTPLTAINGALGLLAGKVYDNNPDKRSQMINIAAAQTARLVRLVNDILALQKLESGNTILVKQSCDAAELIIDSVNLMQPEAEKNHINFNINPVSIKIWVNPDAIIQTLTNLLSNAIKFSAPYTTITVSNILVDSQENQAQIFAHLTNNSLLNVLCPPYVMFQVQDQGEGIPADKLETIFGWFQQVDSSDSRAKGGTGLGLSICRNIIQQHEGQIWAESKLGQGSTFFFTLPLRENHNEDT, from the coding sequence TTGGAATTAGAAATACGAGTTGCACAACGCACTGCTGAACTAACTGAACTCAATAAACATCTACTGATTAGCTTAGATGAGATAGAGAAAAAGCAACAAAAGCTTTTGGAACAATCTCAACTTTTGGATTTGGCTCATGATACAATCTTGACCAAAGATATCAATTCCTCAGTTATTACCTTTTGGAATAAAGGAGGAGAGAAGATGTATGGTTGGACAAAAGCCGAAGCTATAGGAAAAGTATCTCACAAACTTTTTAAAACCCACTTTCCGCAGCCATTATCTGAAATTAAAGCTCAAGTTCTAAAATCAGGATATTGGGAAGGAGAGTTAATTCATAGTGATAAAAATGGCACTTCTGTAACGGTTTCCAGTCGTTGGGTACTACAAAAAGACGAGTCTGGTAAACCTGTTAAAATCCTAGAAATGAATAATGATATTACCCAACAAAAGCAAAAAGAAACAGACTTAAAGAACAGTGAAATCAAGTTTCGCTCACTCACGGAATGTTTACCTATAGGTGTATTTTTGACTGATAAAGAGGGAAAAATTATTTATGTTAATCCTTATTATCAAAATTTTTCTGGACTAACTATAGCAGAAATGACAGGACAAAATTGGTTAGATTTTATCCATGCTGATGACCGAGAGAAGATATTAAAAGAATGGTTGATGATTTTAAATAATTCACCGACAGATTTTTGTGAATTAGATTTTTGTCATGAAGTGAGATATTTTCATCAAGATAATCAAATCCATTATGCACGAATTCATTTAGCCCCAATGTTTATAGAACAGGAGAAAATGAGTGGTTATATCGGAATTGTCGAAGATATAACCGAAATTCGTGCAGTCGAGCAAATGAAAAAAGATTTTATCTCTATTGCTAGTCATGAATTGCGTACTCCATTAACAGCAATAAATGGTGCTTTAGGATTATTAGCAGGTAAAGTTTATGATAACAATCCTGATAAGCGTAGCCAAATGATTAATATTGCTGCTGCTCAAACAGCGCGTTTAGTTAGGTTAGTGAATGATATTCTAGCGTTACAGAAATTGGAGTCTGGTAATACAATTCTTGTAAAACAAAGCTGTGATGCAGCTGAATTAATTATAGATTCTGTCAATCTAATGCAACCAGAAGCAGAAAAAAATCACATAAATTTCAATATAAATCCTGTCTCAATCAAAATTTGGGTTAATCCTGACGCTATTATTCAAACTTTAACAAATCTGTTGAGTAATGCCATCAAGTTTTCTGCACCTTATACTACTATTACTGTTAGTAATATCTTGGTTGATAGCCAGGAAAATCAAGCACAAATATTTGCTCATTTAACTAATAATTCTTTACTCAATGTTCTATGTCCACCCTATGTAATGTTTCAGGTACAAGACCAAGGAGAAGGAATTCCAGCAGATAAATTAGAAACTATTTTTGGTTGGTTTCAGCAAGTTGATTCTAGCGATTCCAGAGCAAAAGGTGGTACAGGTTTGGGTTTGTCAATTTGTCGGAATATTATTCAACAACATGAAGGGCAGATTTGGGCAGAGAGCAAATTAGGCCAAGGTAGTACATTTTTCTTTACATTACCACTTCGAGAAAATCATAATGAGGATACTTGA
- the kaiC gene encoding circadian clock protein KaiC has protein sequence MVRQNTPTKSNKKSLPKSPTGIQGLDEITGGGLPQGRPTLVCGAAGCGKTLMGIEFLLRGITEYAEPGVFICFEENPEELIQNVTSLGWDLEELIVNKQLAIDHIQIDPQEIIEAGSYDLEGLFLRIGLMVDEIKAKRIVLDTIETLFVGLSNAAVIRTELRRLFNWLKQKGLTAIITGEQGDKTLTRQGLEEYVSDCVIKLDQRIYEELATRRLQIIKYRGSRHGSNEYPFLITDDGISVLPITSVGLEHQVTTERISSGIPRLDTMLGGKGFFRGSSILVTGTAGTGKSTIACYFAVETCRQRERCLYIALEEAPQQIMRNMRSIGLDLEPYVQQGLLNFQAFRPTANGLEMHLVNLHHWIQKFKPSTVVIDPMSNMILSGTLNQTKMFFMRLIDFLKSQQITVLLTNLNPGNGQIYQTEIGVSSLMDTWIDLRTLETNGERNRLLYLLKSRGMEHSNQVREFLITKQGVELLDVSLGQGNVLTGSARIIQEAQEQLAANQRQRLLEQTRRELEYKEKLVSTQISALQAELAAEQEEFRILIEQDTINSQNLRQYSQKLAQLRKAD, from the coding sequence ATGGTTAGACAAAATACACCTACAAAAAGTAATAAAAAATCTTTGCCTAAATCGCCAACTGGCATTCAAGGCTTAGACGAAATTACTGGTGGTGGACTACCTCAAGGTCGTCCCACATTAGTTTGTGGTGCTGCTGGCTGCGGTAAAACCTTAATGGGAATAGAATTTTTACTCCGTGGTATAACCGAGTATGCAGAACCAGGAGTATTCATTTGTTTTGAAGAAAACCCCGAAGAACTCATACAAAATGTTACCTCTTTGGGGTGGGATTTAGAAGAGTTAATTGTTAACAAACAATTAGCTATTGACCACATCCAGATCGACCCCCAAGAAATTATCGAAGCAGGTAGCTATGATTTAGAAGGTTTATTTCTTCGCATCGGTCTAATGGTAGATGAAATCAAAGCCAAACGAATAGTATTAGATACTATCGAAACCTTATTTGTCGGTTTAAGCAACGCGGCTGTTATCCGTACTGAATTACGTCGTTTATTTAACTGGCTCAAACAAAAAGGCTTAACTGCGATTATCACTGGAGAACAGGGGGACAAGACCCTAACACGCCAAGGTTTAGAAGAATATGTTTCTGACTGCGTAATTAAATTAGACCAACGAATTTATGAAGAACTAGCTACACGACGACTACAAATTATTAAATATCGAGGTTCACGACATGGTTCTAACGAATATCCCTTCTTAATCACTGATGATGGCATTTCTGTCTTACCTATTACCTCCGTTGGCTTAGAACATCAGGTAACAACAGAACGTATTTCCTCTGGTATCCCGCGTTTAGATACCATGCTGGGGGGCAAAGGATTCTTCCGGGGTAGCAGCATTTTAGTTACAGGTACAGCAGGAACTGGTAAAAGCACTATAGCTTGCTATTTTGCTGTGGAAACCTGTCGTCAAAGAGAAAGGTGTCTGTACATAGCTTTAGAAGAAGCACCCCAACAAATTATGAGAAATATGCGCTCAATTGGCTTAGATTTAGAGCCTTATGTACAACAGGGGTTACTCAATTTTCAGGCATTTCGTCCTACTGCCAATGGGTTAGAAATGCACCTAGTGAATTTACACCACTGGATACAGAAATTTAAACCTTCTACCGTGGTAATAGATCCCATGAGTAACATGATATTAAGCGGTACACTCAATCAAACTAAGATGTTTTTTATGCGTTTGATTGATTTTCTCAAATCGCAACAAATAACAGTTTTACTAACTAACCTGAATCCAGGTAATGGCCAAATTTATCAGACAGAAATAGGAGTTTCCTCCCTCATGGATACTTGGATTGACCTACGCACTTTAGAAACCAACGGAGAACGTAACCGACTCTTGTATCTTCTCAAATCTCGCGGTATGGAACACTCTAACCAAGTACGAGAATTTTTAATAACTAAACAAGGTGTGGAACTGCTAGATGTATCTTTAGGGCAAGGAAATGTTTTAACTGGTAGTGCTAGAATTATTCAAGAAGCACAAGAACAATTAGCAGCCAATCAACGCCAACGATTATTAGAGCAAACAAGACGAGAATTAGAATACAAAGAAAAGTTAGTTTCCACGCAGATTTCTGCATTACAGGCAGAATTAGCAGCAGAACAGGAAGAATTTCGCATTCTTATAGAACAAGACACTATTAATAGTCAGAATTTAAGGCAATATAGCCAAAAACTAGCTCAATTAAGAAAAGCCGATTAG
- a CDS encoding deaminase, with translation MAEYRQRLSLPPAGSETDKSTIAKIEIDSQSFFGINSGSNPNPRQITFKVNPISKTHAEADAFQQVKNSGITGKKARLIVDRDLCDACGLRGGVNSMAYQLGIEQLEIITPTGTKIIEVTPPKTRR, from the coding sequence TTGGCTGAATATAGGCAGCGTCTTAGTTTACCTCCTGCTGGTAGTGAGACAGATAAATCAACAATTGCTAAAATAGAAATAGATAGTCAAAGTTTTTTTGGCATCAATTCTGGTAGTAATCCTAATCCTCGGCAAATAACTTTCAAAGTTAACCCTATTTCTAAAACTCATGCAGAAGCTGATGCTTTTCAACAAGTAAAAAATTCAGGTATTACTGGTAAAAAAGCTCGTTTAATTGTAGATAGAGACCTTTGTGATGCTTGTGGTTTAAGAGGGGGCGTAAATTCTATGGCTTATCAATTAGGTATAGAACAATTAGAAATTATTACTCCCACTGGTACTAAAATAATTGAAGTTACACCCCCAAAAACAAGGAGGTAA